One Micropterus dolomieu isolate WLL.071019.BEF.003 ecotype Adirondacks linkage group LG23, ASM2129224v1, whole genome shotgun sequence DNA window includes the following coding sequences:
- the bach1b gene encoding transcription regulator protein BACH1b, translating to MDMSAPRSSVFTFESTVHSSHVLRCLDEQRRRETLCDVTVVVEGQSFRAHRSVLASCSEYFTQRISSLTQHGAVLTLPQEVTVAGFEPLLKFAYTSKLLFGKENVLEIRNSATILGFRDLDEACFDFLLPKFFSSSNGCATFLRKTCCKRKCKRRLSKVDRGVNSDDVLLDEKEVKPVADSPPQQEAAWPCNKSVNNKMGSQNSAGTLTPVAEVTNDNLILCPKYRRQLACGKKTCVTEKSLSSPVTVVRDICDLSCSPHYSNANSKNEPEVEVPGNSTSNSSRESKGGADDPWKTGIHDTKTESGLGRGEVVMVKNKTNERQEKWIEKKRNMDMEDISFSDSSSAKAVPSGPSTVLGERSAELMLPHCPLKTFVEGPAITYITEDKKTRDSVLSIPQKAEEQVEAEQKRADDEIDSGRQERGKGGQTGSRERALSVNNTRDRNTVQREVSDVGLSQVNFQDPDARSSSDTGNGQAQSTSLEWLKLHVNLSSPSNSCPFFQDLDRSRCLWKGAELSECEGASQSGVSSLNSGDDGDSETETEGDSESYTRERARQVQLPFSVDWIVDLSRNDFQQLLKQQVFTHEQLELVHDMRRRSKNRLAAQRCRKRKLDCIYNLQCEINKLKTEREKLIMEKSQLNQLKEKTCESVSTLCQRVCTEANLQPEQLQVLAKYTTKDCPLSSFFPYIDTLLSQPGLPLQLRASFSACSVDLDKYMVGEEASSSSRRDTITEDGQHSL from the exons ATGGACATGTCTGCCCCCCGGTCGTCTGTGTTTACATTTGAGTCTACAGTGCATTCCTCCCATGTGCTGCGGTGCCTGGACGAGCAACGTCGCCGGGAAACATTGTGTGATGTTACGGTGGTGGTGGAAGGTCAGAGTTTCAGAGCCCACCGCTCAGTACTCGCTTCCTGTAGCGAGTACTTCACACAAAGGATCTCCTCCCTCACACAGCATGGAGCGGTCCTCACTCTGCCACAAGAG GTGACAGTTGCTGGCTTTGAACCCTTGTTGAAGTTTGCCTACACATCCAAACTTCTTTTCGGGAAAGAAAACGTCTTAGAAATACGCAATTCAGCTACCATCCTTGGCTTCAGAGACCTGGATGAGGCATGCTTTGATTTCCTCCTCCCTAAGTTCTTCTCCAGCAGCAATGGCTGTGCCACTTTTCTGAGAAAGACCTGCTGTAAGAGGAAATGTAAGAGGCGATTATCAAAGGTAGACCGTGGCGTAAACTCTGACGATGTATTGTTGGATGAGAAAGAAGTAAAACCAGTTGCTGACTCACCACCTCAACAGGAAGCGGCTTGGCCCTGTAACAaatcagtgaacaacaaaatgGGAAGTCAGAACAGTGCAGGTACTCTTACACCTGTAGCTGAAGTGACAAATGATAATTTAATACTGTGTCCAAAGTATCGCAGGCAGCTGGCTTGCGGTAAGAAAACTTGTGTCACAGAGAAAAGTCTGTCCAGTCCAGTAACAGTAGTCAGGGATATATGTGACCTCTCGTGCTCGCCCCACTACAGCAATGCGAACAGTAAGAATGAACCTGAGGTTGAAGTCCCTGGAAATTCAACCTCAAATTCCTCCAGAGAGAGCAAAGGAGGGGCTGATGACCCATGGAAAACTGGAATACATGACACGAAAACAGAGTCTGGATTGGGCCGAGGGGAGGTTGTTatggttaaaaacaaaacaaatgaaaggcAGGAGAAATGgattgaaaagaaaagaaatatggACATGGAAGACATCAGCTTTTCAGACAGTTCCAGTGCCAAGGCAGTCCCCTCAGGGCCAAGCACAGTGCTGGGTGAGAGATCAGCAGAGTTAATGTTACCCCATTGCCCCCTGAAGACCTTTGTTGAGGGCCCTGCAATCACTTACATTACAGAGGACAAGAAAACAAGGGACTCTGTACTATCTATTCCTCAAAAGGCAGAGGAGCAGGTAGAAGCTGAGCAGAAAAGAGCAGATGATGAGATAGATTCTGGCCGgcaagaaagaggaaaaggaggacaAACAGGCAGCAGGGAGAGAGCCCTGTCAGTAAATAATACCAGAGACAGGAACACCGTACAAAGGGAGGTGTCCGACGTGGGCTTGTCTCAGGTGAACTTCCAGGACCCTGATGCGAGAAGTTCCTCTGATACAGGGAACGGACAGGCACAGAGCACATCTTTAGAGTGGCTGAAGCTCCACGTCAACCTCAGCTCACCAAGCAACAGCTGTCCCTTTTTCCAGGATCTGGACCGAAGCAGATGTTTATGGAAGGGGGCTGAGCTGTCTGAGTGCGAGGGGGCATCTCAGTCGGGTGTGTCATCCCTCAACTCGGGGGACGATGGAGactcagagacagaaacagaaggaGACAGTGAGTCCTACACAAGAGAGAGGGCCAGACAG GTTCAGTTGCCATTCTCTGTAGACTGGATTGTGGATCTAAGCAGAAATGACTTCCAACAGCTGCTGAAGCAACAGGTCTTTACTCATGAACAGCTGGAATTAGTCCATGATATGAGACGGCGCAGCAAAAACCGTCTCGCAGCTCAGCGGTGCCGCAAGAGGAAACTAGACTGCATCTATAATCTGCAGTGCGAAATCAACAAGCTg aagacagagagggaaaaactGATCATGGAGAAGAGCCAGCTGAACCAgctgaaagagaaaacatgTGAGAGTGTCTCCACCTTATGCCAAAGGGTCTGCACTGAAGCCAACCTACAGCCAGAGCAGCTCCAGGTGTTAGCCAAGTACACCACAAAAGACTGCCCTCtgtcctctttctttccttACATAGACACGCTCCTTTCACAACCCGGGTTGCCACTCCAGCTTCGGGCTTCATTCTCGGCCTGTTCTGTAGACCTTGATAAGTATATGGTGGGTGAGGAGGCTTCGTCCAGCTCCAGAAGGGATACAATCACAGAAGACGGTCAACATTCGCTTTAG